The following nucleotide sequence is from Nitratidesulfovibrio termitidis HI1.
TGTCGGGAATGTCCTTGATGTACGGAACGCCCGCGCCCGCCATGGTGGCGTGCTTCTTGAGGTCCTCGTAATCTTCGGACAGGGCCAGGCCCACGCCCTGGGCCAGGCCGCCGTACAACTGGCCGTCGGTGACCAGCTTGTTGCAGACCTTGCCGATGTCGGCCACCAGGGTCAGCTTGTCCACCGTGGTCTTGCCGGTGGCCAGTTCCACGGCCACTTCAGCCATGAACACGCCGTACATGTACGAGGTGAAGGGCTTGCCCTGCCCGTTCTCGTCGCAGTGGGTGCCCGCCGCCGTCCACGCGCCGCGATGCTTGGTGGCGATCTTTTCGTCCACCATCTCCTGGTAGGTGCGGAAGCCGCCGGGCTTGCGCATGGCTTCCACCAGGTTCTCGCAGGCCACGCGCACGGCGTTGCCGGTGACGTACTGCGACCGGCTGCCGCCCGCCGGACCGCTGTTGGGGGCCTTGCTGGTGTCGTTGAGCACCAGGCGGATGTTCTGCGGGGCGATGCCCAGCGGGCGCAGCGCCTCGTGGGCGGTGCCCAGCGAACCCATGTCTGCGCCCTGGCCGTGGTCTTCCCAGCAGTTGTAGATGGTCACGGTGCCGTCGGGATTCAGTTCGGCGTCGGCTTCCGAGGTGTCCGGCCCGTCAAGGCCGCAGCCGTACACGCCCACGGCAACGCCCACGCCCTTCTTGACCGCCGCCGTGGAACCGGCCTTGGCCGCATCCAGCGCCGCCTTGTACTTGGGCCGCAGGATATCGATCATTTCCGGCAGGCTGTACACTTCCGGGTCCTGCCCGGTGGGGTTGGTGTCGCCCTTGCGGTACACGTTGATGTAGCGCAGTTCCAGCGGGTCCATGCCCATCTTTTCGGCCAGTTCGTCCATCAGCACTTCGGTCGGGAACTCGATTTCCGGCGCGCCGTAGCCCCGGAAGGCGGCCCCCCAGGCGTGGTTGGTGCACACCGTGCGGCCCTGGCCCCGGATGTTGGCGATGCCGTAGCCCGCGCCGCCGAACTGTGCGCCGCGCAGGGTCAGCAGGTCGCCGAACTCGGAATACGGGCCGTGGTCCACGGTCCAGTCGGTTTCCAAGGCCATGATCTTGCCGGTCTTGTCGGCGGCGTAGCGCGCGTTGACGAAGAACGGCGAACGCTTGCCGGTGTAGTTCTGCTGCTGGCGGTAGTTGTAGCGCAGGTGCACCGGACGGCCGGTGGCCATGGCCGCCACGCCCACCAGGGCTTCCATGGTGGGGCTGAACTTGTAGCCGAAGGTGCCGCCCGCGGGGTTCTGCACCATGACGATCTTTTCCGGCTCAAGGCCAAGGCCGGGGGCGATCATGTACAGGTGCAGGTGCAGGCCGATGGACTTGGAGTGGATGACCAGACGCCCTTCGCCGTCGGTGTAGGCGAAGCCCACGTCCGGCTCGATGGGCAGGTGCGGCTGGCGGCTCACGTAGTAGTCGCCTTCCACCACCACGTCGGCGCCGTCGAAGATGGGCTTGGTGTCCGCGCCCTTGGCGATGTTCTGGGTGAAGTACACATTGGGCGTGCCGGGATGGATCTCGATGGCGTCCTCGGCCATGGCCGCCGGGGCGCTCATGTAGGCGGGCAGTTCTTCCAGCTGCACCTTCACCTTTTCGGCGGCGGCGCGGGCGTTCTTTTCGCTGTCGGCGCAGACGATGGCGATGGCGTCACCGTACTGGAACACCTTCTCGTCGCACAGGATGGGCCGGTCCCAGCCGTCACCCTTGTTGGAGGGGAAGGTGATCAGGCCGGTGATGCGGTTCTTGCCCTTGACGTCCTTGTGGGTAAGCACGCTGTGCACGCCGGGCATCTTCAACGCTTCTGCGGTGTCGATGGACAGGATGTTCGCATGCGACACTTCCGCCTGCACCAACGCA
It contains:
- a CDS encoding molybdopterin-dependent aldehyde oxidoreductase, which codes for MINKHFIVNGIPRNLVVDPEATLADVLREQLLLTGVKVGCGEGQCGACSVILDGKVVRSCAYKMRRLPDGASVTTIEGVGSPDCLHPLQLAWTAHGGAQCGFCTPGFIVSARQLLEENKNPSRSDVRDWFQKHRNVCRCTGYKPLVDAVMDAAKVLRGEMSADELCFKIPADGRIWGSKYPRPSAIAKVTGTCDYGADLGLKMPSNALHLALVQAEVSHANILSIDTAEALKMPGVHSVLTHKDVKGKNRITGLITFPSNKGDGWDRPILCDEKVFQYGDAIAIVCADSEKNARAAAEKVKVQLEELPAYMSAPAAMAEDAIEIHPGTPNVYFTQNIAKGADTKPIFDGADVVVEGDYYVSRQPHLPIEPDVGFAYTDGEGRLVIHSKSIGLHLHLYMIAPGLGLEPEKIVMVQNPAGGTFGYKFSPTMEALVGVAAMATGRPVHLRYNYRQQQNYTGKRSPFFVNARYAADKTGKIMALETDWTVDHGPYSEFGDLLTLRGAQFGGAGYGIANIRGQGRTVCTNHAWGAAFRGYGAPEIEFPTEVLMDELAEKMGMDPLELRYINVYRKGDTNPTGQDPEVYSLPEMIDILRPKYKAALDAAKAGSTAAVKKGVGVAVGVYGCGLDGPDTSEADAELNPDGTVTIYNCWEDHGQGADMGSLGTAHEALRPLGIAPQNIRLVLNDTSKAPNSGPAGGSRSQYVTGNAVRVACENLVEAMRKPGGFRTYQEMVDEKIATKHRGAWTAAGTHCDENGQGKPFTSYMYGVFMAEVAVELATGKTTVDKLTLVADIGKVCNKLVTDGQLYGGLAQGVGLALSEDYEDLKKHATMAGAGVPYIKDIPDNIELIYVETPRGDGPFGASGVGELPLSAPHASIINGIYHACGVRIRHLPALPEKVLAGLKGA